GGAGCTGAGCATGCATTCCTGTTATGCAGTGACGGATTTTGGGAATATGTGTTGGAAGAAGATATGCAAAAGACCCTGAAGGTCGCAGAATCTGCAGAGGACTGGATTAAGCGTATGCTGCTGATACATGAGCAGAATGCAAAAGAAGGATGTGACAACAATTCAGCTGTTGCTGTTATATATAGTGCCTGATTTTTACCTAAAAATAATAAAGGTGGTGAGTGTAAGATGAAGAAAACTTTGAGAAAAAACATTATCTGGCTAAGTGTATTGTGTATGCTTCTGTTTTTTTCGAATACAGAGGTCCATGCCGCTGAAAATGAATCGGTACCTGAAATTCATATCGACAGATACACTGTGAGTGATGAAGAGATAAAAATATATGTCAATCAGAATCAGAGCGATTCTTCTTGGGTATCCGGTGACAATACCAAGGTGATGTTCGGTTCCAAGGAACTCAGTACACCAAATATCCAGAAGTTTTCTGACAGTCCTGTGAAGGTCACATATAAATGTCTCATAGATGTATCGGGATCTATGAGTCAGGACAGGATTGATACTGCTAAAGAAATCATAAAACATATCGCGTCAGCCAAAAGACCTGAGGATAATATTACTATTACCGCCATGGGCAATGACATCATAAGGTCGGATTATCTGACAGATGCTCTTGAGATTTCTGATAAGGTATCCGGAATTAGTGTTACTAGGGAGGATACCAATCTTTACTACGCCATAGTGGAAGAAATTAAGGAACTAAAAACCATAGATGCTGTTGGAGTAAAAAGATGCCTTGTCATTTTCTCGGATGGTGCTGATGATCAGGCAACGGGCATAACCAGGGAAGAAGCAACAAAGGCAGTTACCGACAGTCATATACCTGTATTTACTGTCGCAATGCCTAAAAATAAGGACAAAAAAGGTGATCAGGAGATGGCCAAGATTCTGGGAAGTTTTGCGAGGATTTCTTCGGGTGGAGTACACTATTATACCCCAGATTTCGCAGGATCAGATCTTGCTCTAATAGGAGAACAGATTGTTAATAAACTAAATAATTCATTAGTTTTTACAGAGGATATAAGAGAACTGGATACAACGGAAAAGGCTCATGAACTAAAGATTACAGTCAAGACAGCAGAGGGAAATGCAGAGGATGTAATAAATGTTGCGGAGAGTGATGTCAAGAGAATCAAAGAGATCCAGGAAGAGTTGGCACCCGAGCCCGAGCCTGAACCCGAACCTGAACCTGAACCGGAGATAGTTGAGGAGCAGGTGGTAGAGCCTGTTGCGCATATGGTGGTGGAGCCTGAAGAGAAACTCATCTTTGGGATGAAACCTATACTCTTTTATATCGTTCTTGCTGCCATAATTATTCTTATCATATTAATTGGAGTTATTATCTTTCTTAAGACGAGAGATAGTGCGACCGAGTATCAGACCGATAATAAAGGTGGAGACAATAACCTCGGAAATACAATTGGTGGAGTAGATGATATAGGAGTTACGGGAGGCGTTTCGGATTTAAATGGAGTGACCATGCCGTTTGAGGATTCTCATGCTACTCCTACTGTGGGGTTTGACACTAAGCCGGCAGGCAAGGTTTATCACATCACTCTTACCAGGATGGGTAAGGAAGTAGGTGATAACGGTATACTGAAATTCGATATGAGCGACAAGTATACGATAGGACGAAGTGCATCCAAATCTAAACTTGCGATCACAAATGATTCTGCTCTTTCAGGACTTCATTGCACTATGTTCGTGAAGAATAACCGTGTTTACATAAAGGATGAAGGAACAACAAATGGTACATTTGTAAATGGCGTACCGATAACAGGCGAATTTGCACTTGTGAGTGGAGATACGTTGATCCTGGGTTCCTATGAGTACAGAGTAACCTGGTAATCAGCAAATCTGATTGTTTTAAAAGATAAACACAATGCGTTACCTATTTGGGTAGAGTGGAGTGTGTTGTCGGATAAGGGGATATATGGATATACAAAATCTGTGTCCCAACTGCATGAGAGAATTAAAACCGGGGGATAAATTCTGCCAGTACTGTGGCTATCAGAAAGGCTCTGAAGAGGCAAGGTCACCGCATGTACTAAAGCCTTTCACTATCCTCCAGGGTAAATACCTTGTCGGAAATGTATTGGGTGAGGGCGGCTTTGGTATAAGCTATATCGGCTTTGACTTAAATCTTGAGATCAGGATAGCTATAAAAGAATTCTACCCGAACGGATTTGTTACCAGAGAGGCTGATATCAGGAGTACCGTTACCAATTATACAACCGCTGATCACAGCCAGTATGAAAAATGGAAAGACAGCTTTGTTCGTGAAGCTAGAAGTCTTGCCAAGTTTTCTGATCTTCCCGGAATAGTACATGTCAGGGACTATTTTCAGGAAAATAATACTGCATATATCACCATGGATTTCATCTCCGGAGAGACTCTGAAGGAACATCTGAAAAAATGCGGTGGAAAGATGTCTGTGGATGCGACGATGTCTATGATGCTGCCGGTGATACAATCGCTTGCCAGAGTGCATGAGGCGCATATAATCCACAGGGATATCAGTCCGGATAATATTATGGTTGATGACCACGGTAATATCCGGCTTATAGATTTCGGAGCTGCAAGAGACTTCGGAGGAGCAGACGAGAAGAGTTTGTCTGTTTTATTAAAACCCGGATTTGCTCCTGAGGAGCAGTACAGATCTAAGGGCAATCAGGGGCCCTGGACTGATGTATATGCTCTTTGTGCAACAATCTACAGATGTATTACGGGAGAGAAACCTCCGGAATCCATGGAGAGGATGCGTGCGGATACGATTAGAAAGCCATCTTCCTATGGAATTCGGATAAGCGCTTCGCAGGAAGCTGCGCTTATGGCGGGGCTTGAAGTCTTTGCGGAGAATCGAATACAGTCCATGGGAGAGTTGGAAGCAAAAATGTATGGTAGGACATCATATTCAGCATCCGGAAATGAATTGGGAACCATTCCGGATGCCCGGAGTGAAGTGGCATTCAATAATTCTGCAAATACGCAGTACGGTGATGATTCGGTTATGCGTCCCTTGTCTGGGAATAATATGCAGAACTATGAATCTTCCGTAAAACCGGCGAATGGAATAAAAGGCAGTAATGGTGTCCTGATAGGCGTTATAGCTGCACTTGGTGTAGCTATAGTTGCACTTATCGGATTTATTGTTTTCAGTAATATGAAAAACGGTTCCGGTTCAGACAGCGACGATATGAACTATGCAAGCCGTGATAATGCCCCCGATTATTCTGATATGCAGGCGGAGCCGGTTAAGGAGCAGACTGTAGAAACATCAGATGATGTAGTATCAGAAGAAGCTGCTGAAGAAACTGATAAAGCAACCGCTGAGGTGATGCAGGAAGATAATCCTGTAACTGAAGAAGTAGCCCAGCAGAACTCGGAAGTAACTGAAGAAGTTGCCACTGAAACAGAAGAAGTATCCGATGAGTTCTATGATGAAAGCGATGAAGCAGCAGAGGAAATCAGCTCCATTGAGGATGAGTATATTCTGTATGAGGCAGATTCAAGGATTTATCCCAAGTCTTTATTTGAGTCTATGACAGATGAGGAACTGCGCCTTGCGAGGAACGAAATCTATGCCAGACATGGCAGGACGTTTAACAGCGAAGATCTACAGGAATATTTTAATTCAAAATCCTGGTACAGACCTGAGTACACACCGGAGGAATTTGACTCGATGCAGGAATATATTTTCAATGATTATGAGAAAGCTAACAGAAATATGATCAAGGAAGTAGAGAGTAGCAGAAAGTAGGTTATTTTATGGATATCAGCAATATCTGTCCAAACTGTATGCGCGAAATGGGGAAGGATGACACCTTCTGCAGCAATTGCGGCCATAATCGTGAATCAGGTGAAAAAGAATCCACACACGCTCTAAAGCCTTTTACTATTTTACAGGGAAAATATCTTGTAGGAAATGTAATTGGCGAAGGTGGCTTTGGAATAACTTATATAGGACTTGATCTGAATCTTGAGATACGTATAGCTATCAAAGAATTCTATCCGAACGGATTTGTTACCAGAGAATCTGCTGTTACCAGTGCTGTCACTAATTACGCATCCAAAGACAACTCTCAGTTTGAGAAGTGGAAGGACAGTTTTGTAAGAGAGGCGAGAAGCCTTGCAAAGTTTTCAAATCTTCCTGGCATTGTTCATGTCAGGGATTTTTTCCAGGAGAATAATACTGCATATATTGTAATGGAATATGTTGAGGGTGAGACACTGAAAAACTACCTAAAGAACAGAGGTGGGAGAATTCATGTGCAGGAGACACTCTCTATGATGCTGCCTGTAATCCAGTCACTTGCACGGGTTCACGAGGCTCAGATAGTTCACAGAGATATCAGCCCAGATAATATTATGATTCAGGATGATGGTGCTGTTAAGCTCATTGATTTTGGAGCTGCAAGGGATTTTAGCGCAGGTGATGAGAGGAGTATGTCAGTTCTTCTAAAGCCCGGATTCGCCCCGGAGGAACAGTACAGATCAAGGGGAAAGCAGGGACCTTGGACGGATGTCTATGCGCTATGCGCAACCATCTATCGCTGTATTACCGGTGAAAAACCACCGGAATCAATGGAGAGAATGAGGCAGGATGATATCAAAAAGCCATCTTCTTATGGAATACAGATCAGTTCATCACAAGAAGCTGCCCTTATGGAAGGACTGGAGGTATTTGCTGAAAAACGCATCAAGACCATGGGTGAGCTCGAGGCTAAGTTATACAGCATAAATACAGTAAATACTGTCGTAAATGAATCAACATCATACGTTCCGGAGGCTGGTGCAGGTACTTCTCCTGCTTATGCAGCATCTCCTTTACCATCTACAGATAATAGCAAAAATAAGAAACTGCTATATGTGGCAATTATAGGTGCTTTGGCTGCAGCTATTGTGATTCTTGGAGTAATCCTTGTGGTGAATATGTCAGGGTCGAGGACTCCTGCTGAAACTCAGGATATGTCTTATATGGAAGCTGAAGGAGATTCCAGAGGTGTATCGGAGCAATTTGAAGGGGGCGTCCCAGGTGGCGAAGCGGATGCTGTAGCAGAAGATGTGATTACCGAGGCTGTAGATGTTTTGACAGAAGAAAAAGAAGAAGCCATTGCTCAGGAAGAACTGGATAGGCAGAAAGAGGAAGAGGAAAAGGAAAAGAAAGCACAGGAAGAAGAGAAAAAGATGGAATTGGCAATACACAGATATGAGATAGTCTGTCAGGATATGTCATGGGTTGAGGCATATTATGAATGTGTCAGCAAAGGTGGATATCTGGTAAATATCAATTCCATAGAGGAGTACAATTATATCATCGATCAGATAAAGAGAGAAAACCGCGACGAGCTTCTCTACTATATTGGAGCAAGGCGTGATTCCAATGAGAATGACGGCCAGAAAGCTCTCGAATATCACTGGATAAAACAGGATAACAAGATGGGGAGGGATATTCTGAATGGTGATAATGGGAACCCGATTTATCAGAATATGTGGCTGAGTGGTGAACCAGGCTTTGGATCAACCGATAGCAATGGCAATGTTTATATCGAGCAGTATATAGACTTGATTCGTATCAAGGGTAAGGAAAACAATACTTTCAATTATTTTCTAAATGATATTCCTTCCGATGTACTCGAGATTGTACCATCGTATTCAGGAAGGATTGGATATATTTGTGAATATGATGATTGAGAGGCTGTGATCAAAGGTAAACTCATCCAAAAAGGGGAATGATTAATAGAATCTGCTCCAACAGCATGAATAAGATATCTATGGAAGATTTTGGTTCAAATTCATATGGTGTTGATGAGTATATAATTTGTGGATTTTCCAATCCGTCAAAGGTTACGCAAAATTGGGAGAAATTTCTTGAGATTAAACAATAATAGAGTAATGGAAATTGAAAAGTTTCGGTTTTGGCAGATATGTATCTGTATGCTTTGTATTACTACACTTTTATTGTCAGGTTGTGCGGAAGTGCCAGATAATAATGATTTAAGTAAGGATGCCTTATTCGAACCTGTTGGAAGTGAACTTGATGAGAGCGTGGATGATGGTGATAGCAGAGTGGAAGCTGAAGATGTTACCGTTAGTGGTACGTCATTACCAGAAGTTGATAGTGTTGTAGCTGAAGATAGTTTAGACAACGATGATGTGGCTTCATTTGAGAAACGAGATGAAGATAAGTCTTTAGAAATCATTGATGAAAGCGATAATGGATTAGATATATCCTACACCAGGAATCCTGAAGAAGTACTTGCGTCTATGTCCTTAAAACAGAAGGTTGCACAGCTTTTTTTTGTAACCCCGGAGGGGTTGACTGGCTATCAGGAGGTTACTGTTTTTGGAGAGACTTCAAAGGAAAAATATGATGAAATTCCTGTTGGTGGACTTATATATATGGCAGGGAATCTTAAGAATCCCGTTCAGACAAAAGAAATGCTGAATGATACTCAGGATTATGTGACTAAAAGCACTGGAATTCCAATTTTTCTAGGACTCGATGAGGAAGGTGGAAGGGTTCTGCGTGTAGGAAGTAATCCGGCTTTCGGAGTAAAAAAAATAGACACAATGTATGAAGTAGCTGCTAGTGGTGCAGAAAGCGTGAAGGAGTCGGCTTCATATATCGGAAATTACCTTGCTGATCTGGGATTTAATACTGATTTTGCTCCGGATGCGGATATTCTTACCAATAAGGAAAATACTGTAATAGGTGACAGGGCTTTCAGTTCAGATCCGAAAGAGGTATCGGTTATGGCGAAAACCTATGCCGAGGGTTTGCACGATGCGGGTATTTTTTCCTGCTACAAGCATTTTCCTGGACATGGAGATACTAAGGAGGATTCCCATGAAGGGTATGCTTATTCTTATAAAACCATGGAGGAACTTGATGAGTGTGAGCTAATCCCATTCTCTGCTGGCATAAACGGATATGCTGATTTTGTGATGGTTGCGCATATATCACTTCCTGAAGTATTAGGAAACAATACGCCATCTACTCTCAGTTCTGAAATTGTGACAGATCTACTCAGAAAAGAGATGGGATATGAAGGAATCATAATTACTGATTCTTTGGGGATGGGTGCAATAAGTGATCATTATACAGCAGGGGAGTCATCAGTGCTTGCATTGGAGGCGGGCTGTGACATGCTCTTGATGGGTGGTGATCTGAACTCGTCTTATAAGGCTGTTCTTACCGCAGTTATGGATGGAAGAATCACAGAGAAGAGGATTGACGAGTCGGTACTGAGGATTCTCAGGGTGAAGTTTTCCGAAAAAAAATAAGTCTTCAGACGTTGGTGATTTATCTAATAGTGAACCATCATCTGATGAAGAACCATTGTCTTACAATAATGAAAAAAGCATGACAGTAAAAGGATTATTCACCAGAGATGCATTCAAATAAATAGATGTATATGGCAATGAATATATTTCGACGGTTGATAGTTGCGTTTCGTTGATAGAGTATGATCTTGATTGTTGAGCATAGCGGAGATTATCTTAAGAATTCAGATGGTATTTTATGAACAGACTATTTAAGAACTTCCGCAGACACCCTATGAAATAAATTTCTGGCAATACTCAAGCGAAGCCAAAATTGGCGGTGTCTTATGACGGGTGGATGTGAATGTGCAGATGATACAGAAATAGTAGGTATATCCTCAGAAAGGATAGAAAAATATGCAATGTATTTACTGCGGAAAAGAAATCAGTGACAATTCAAAATTTTGTACTAAGTGCGGAAAAGAGCTAAAGCCTAAAACTCGGGTGTGGCCAAATGCATCTGATGAAAAAACGGCTAACACTCAAATGGGACAATACTCTGCCGGTATGGGAACAAATCCTATACCCGACTTAAATTCTATGCAAGGTTCTCAAAGGGTTCAGAATCAGATTCAATCAAAAATGATAATAGCCATAGGAATAGGTACTGCCCTGTTAATAGCCCTTATTTTGGCAGTGATAGTAAGTGGGAGCAGGAGAAATGCAAATAAGGCAGTGCTGACGCAGGATGATACTGCTCTTATGACAGAAGAAAACATTAAGGATTCTATGGCAGATGGGAATATAAAGGATTCTGTAGTAACAGAGAATTCTGTTGTGAATGAAAATGATGCCGATGCAGCACCGGTAGAACAGTCTACTTCCAAACAGAGTGAGGATGAAAGCAAGTCAGAAGATTTCGGTAAAGGTGTAGCCGTGGAGCAGGAACTTGTTAGCAGTAATGATAGTTCAGAGTTTAAAATCAGTTACATTAGCATAATTGAGAATGAATATCAGAAATATCTTGCGGGGGCACCTGATGACTACGAGTACAACATGGAAACCATTGATGGCTATTGTTTATATGATATAGACAAGGATGGCATTCCCGAGCTCTTTATCAGATATGGACATGATGAGGCGTCATATCACGGCGTAGTGTATACATATAGGGATGGAGCATTAAAAGTGGTAGAGAACAGTCTTCCACTCGGGCATACCTATCTTGAATCAGATCCGGGAGAAAATGGTGTGCTTTTATGTTTTGGACATATGGGATATGGAGGTATCACCAGAGCTGTGCTAAAAGGTGAGATGCTTGAATATGAGGAGCTGCTAAATGAGGATTTAAATGAAAAGATTGAAAAGGGAGAGGATGTTTCATACACAGAACCAGATGAACTAGTTCCTGGAGCGTATTATCTAGAGGAGTATAGCGCTGATAACATTTTACCCATAAAAATATATTCTGAATCATCGAATGAATTATCATTGTCTACTGGTGAAGATTTTCCTTTTTATGGTGTCTATGTTGCTGCATTCAATGATATTGAAAAAGCACAAGTGGTTATGAATGAGCTGCTATCTATTGGTTTTGACTCCTGCATTGTGGTTTCTTCTAAATGGGACAATCTAAATTCGGATACATATTATTGTGTGGCTGCTGGAAAATGTTTATATGAGTCTGATGCTAATGAACTTTTGAAAAGGGTTAGGGCATCAGGATATTCGGATGCATATGTAAAGTACTCGGGAGAACTTAGATAATGAAAATATGGGCGTCAATAATATTTGCATATAGCATGTTTTTCTTATGTCTTACTGCCGGATGTAGTAAAAAAGCAGTTTCTGAGAGTGTAGAATCAGTTCCTGTTGATGAAGATATTAGCGATTTGTCTTCAGAGAACGAGGATAGTTCAAAAATATATGAGATAGAGATTTCTGATGACGACGATGGCAAATTGGATTCAGATGATTTGCAGATGCGCTATGAACAGATGGGATGGAAGAAAAATTATAAACAAATTGTGGAGGAAAATGAAAAGAGTTGGGCGGATTATTATAGTGAAAACGAAAACATTCCTTTCGAGTGGCACTGTTATTCTCTGATATATATAAATGATGATGGTGTTCCGGAATTATTTGTTGGGCTGCCTATGGGGGAGAAAGTCATTTATTCAATTTCAGAGAGGAACGAATTAATTGATTTGCAATTACCATCATTAAATGGTGGGATTGAAGGAGTAGGTTATATTAATAAGGGGAATATGATGCTGGATGGTCATAGTTCGGTGGGGCATCCTTGTGAGTATATAATTAGCATTGAGCAAAATGATTTTAAATGGGTAACATGGCTATCAGCTTCATATATAGATGAAAATGGCAATGGAAGAATAGATGATACAGAGAATGTCTGGTACCCATATCCTGTAGGTAATAATTATGACGAAGCATATGCAGATGCTAATTGGAATGATTGTTGGGTGCGTTTGAAAAATGAAAGTGATAGTTCAGATGTAATACAAGGTATAAAGGCATGTGACATAGATGGCCAAGTATTAGACAATAATCCATTACTTTGGGAGTCAGAGATGTTTAGGGATTACTATGAGTCCGCTGTTAGTGTTGATGAAATAATGGGAATTCTTTCAAATTGATATGATAATGGAATAGATTAGTCTGGTTCCGTTCAACAATGCAGAGCATGGCGTGATTAAGAATTGTTATTCACTAAAAAAATATATTGATAGTCGATGTACAAAGTTATAGTCCAAATGGAGCGGAACTAAACAGGTGAGAAACCTGAAAAGCTTCATGGAGTAGTGGGAAAGTTGGATGATATAATCAATTCCGTTAAGAAAAATGCGGGAGGTAACCAAGATTTTTATGAAAGAATGAGATAGACAAAGGCTGCATGATATAGAACTTACGGATGAGGTAACTAAACAAGTAACTAGAGAAGTTATGGACAATGCAACTATAGATTTCATTGTATCTATGCGTGAGGAAGGCATTTCCGGATGATAGAATCCGTTATCAGATTTCAAAGAAAGGTAATTATTTGGAAGAAGATATAGATAGGTTGTTTCACGAAGCAGATACCGCTGCTATAATGCCGTGAGGTAAGATAGTGTGAATGCTACAGCGAAAGGGGATTTGTAATGTTAAGGAAAAACTAAAAGAGGTTTTGTACTGATACCTATCTGTGCGCTGGTTCTTGCAGTGGTTTCCTGTTCAAAGCAAACGCAGCCCAAAAGTCCAATAGAGGAAAAATTTATAACGGAAGGCGAAGATACAAAAACACAGGTGGAGTACAAGGAATACACCGGAAATCATAGTAATATGTTTTTATCGGAGGGAGATAAAATAGCTGTAATATCTCCTTCTTCACTTCCAAGCAGGGAGCAGACAGATTCAACCATAAAAAGGGCTTAAGGACTGGGGATTTGAACCTATAGAAAGGAAAACATGTATGTGATGATATGCGTACAATGGATGATATTCTGGAAGACCTGGAATGGGCACTTGAAGATCCGGATATAAAAGCAATCTTTTGTGTTCGTGGAGGGTATGGTGCTTCTGAAGTTGCAGATGCTCTGCCGAAGGATATTATCAGCTCATCAGAAAAGCTTATAATTGGTTACAGCGATATAACAGTTTACCATTCTGCATGGACTTATAACGGCCTTCCGTCAATACTTGGCTGCATGAGCGGAACATTTAACGGCCTTCCTGAGGATTGCGTGGAAGCTGACGAAAAGATATTAAAAGGGAAAATGCCGTCATATACATGTACAGGCTCCGGAGTGGGAAAGGAAGGAGAGGCAGAAGGGATACTTATAGGAGGAAATCTGTCCACTTTTACAGCTGTGATAAATTCAGCTTATGACTGCACAAAGACGGGAAAACCATATATTCTTTTCTTTGAGGATATTGGTGAGGATCTGCAGCATATACATAGGTACCTTACCATATTGAAGCATGCAGGTGTTCTCGACGGTGCTTCGGGCAATTGTTTTTTGGTGAATGGACAGAACTTCCGGAAGATCTGGTGGACTACCTTGGTAGAAACCGTGGTGGGAAGTTTGAATCAATTGCAGACATGATTTCCAGGCAGTTCCTGTCAGATATTAATATCCCTGTGGCAATTTGGTTTTCCTGCAGGGCATGGTGATATTAATTATCCGCTCCTTATGGGAGAGAGTGCCAGATTCAAGAGTTGGTGCTGATGAGTTTACTCTTACCTGTGGGCAGGTAAATAATTACGGCATGCAGCTTAATTACGGTATCTATGAGTTAAAGCGTATCGTGGTTAGCGTTACACAAAATAGCCTCAAGATTATTACAGCTGAATCCGCCTATATCAACAATATTGGGAATATAGGCAGAATACTTGGCATAAAATAAACTGCCCTATATATGCATTTCACAGGATATAGGCAGAACTTCGATCATCAACTACTTATATAGCGGATAGTTTGATTTTTACTTTTAGCCTAGTTATCACAAATTTAACTGCCACTATCGGTATCATCCCATTTTACATTCAGTTGCACCTTCAAAATAAGCATTACAGTCCGCCTCACCTGCCCCCTACGGGGCACCCTCCCCCTCAAGGGGAGGGCTTAGTGGCATTTACTGCCTAATGAAGTTTTAGAAGGAAAACTGAACACAAAATTATTAAGGTTCATATTCCTGAACGATAGTAAACAGCTCATTGTCAATTACTCCGATTGCGGCAAACATATCTTTTGGCTAGATAGTAATTCAGTAGCATCTTCTGACCATTCGGGATAGTCAGGACCTTTGAATTCTCTTCCAACAAGGTATTCCTGTTCAAGATTAAAGTTTTCTCCATCTTTAACAAATTTTTTGAAGGATTATTTCGCAATTTTCTTTGATCTTGAAGGGTTACCATTTCTTCAATAAGTTTTCTTATATCACCTTCGTTCAACATATTAACAACATTGTATTCCAGGGCATACTCTTCTTTCTCAAGAGCGTAATATGAGTCGTCATCGGCGCTTTTTACAAGGAAACCATTCAAAATCGTGTCTGCCAATAACGTCCTTTTTTGAATCTTCATCAGTTCCGTATTGGATCTCTTTGTTGACATCTTCCAAAAGAAATTACAGTAAAGGGTGTTCCGTTTATAGAGTAGATGATGTCGCTTTCTTTTAGCAATTATCAACATATTCTGCCTTGATTCTTTCTTTGCGGTAAAGGTTGCCTGTAAGGGATGTCTCCGTCAAAACTTTTGACCTGCATATACAGGTTGTTGTCGTTGTCATAAATATTTGGCAGCATCGAAGTTTCGGAATCTTCGTTACCAAGGCCATGAAATATATATTTTTTCGGTTTCCGGTTTATTATCTCCGGTAAAGGTTATCATCGGATAGGCACCGCTATCCCAGCTGTATTTTGCTTCAGTTGTATCATCAGCTGATGCGAAGTGGAATACGATACCATCACCATTAAGCTCCATAGGTGAAGGGGAATACCGGAAATGGCCCGTCGCTTGTTTCTGTAGAGCCTGAAGTTTTCACTATTAAATATATAGTAGTTTTAAAACGGTATACTGCTCATCCTCGTTATACGCTGCGTATACAGCTCCTGAAAGGTTTGGAGTACCATCGGCCTGATACACCTGCCTTTTCGAAAACTCAATATTTTCGAATTAAGATATTCCTCACTCAGCCCTCGTCATATAAGGAAGAAATCTGAGGGTATATCGTGCCGGTTCCTTCCTTATAGTTATGATAATTTCCATCATCGGCGCTTAAATAATCAATATTTGCTCATCTGTAAATAACGAAATTTGCCGGTTTTCTTTGCTTACATATCCCTTTGTTACAGAATTGCGCATGGAAAGGGATAAGACCTATTGGTCATCTGCAAGAGGCGATAGGGTAAGCTGTAACACCGCTTTGAACAGTAGTAACTTTTTCAATGGAATCGCCCTTTTTATAAAAAATAAGTAGCTTCGTAAGTAGCCATATGACCTTCAAGATCATCAAAAATATAGCTTGTTACAAGAAGTGGCGTCTTCGCCTTCACAGATAGGAGCATAAGCGGTAGGACTGTCCAGCGTGGAGAGAGCTTATTAACTCTTCAAAAGTAGTTGGTAAAGATTTTTCGTCGGAGCCTGTGGCTTTTGCCTGGTCATCGACAGATTCAGAGTTGTCTGTATTGTCAGTATTTTCTGCGCTGTCAGTATTTTCGGTGCTTTCAGTT
Above is a genomic segment from Butyrivibrio sp. AE3004 containing:
- a CDS encoding FHA domain-containing protein, which produces MKKTLRKNIIWLSVLCMLLFFSNTEVHAAENESVPEIHIDRYTVSDEEIKIYVNQNQSDSSWVSGDNTKVMFGSKELSTPNIQKFSDSPVKVTYKCLIDVSGSMSQDRIDTAKEIIKHIASAKRPEDNITITAMGNDIIRSDYLTDALEISDKVSGISVTREDTNLYYAIVEEIKELKTIDAVGVKRCLVIFSDGADDQATGITREEATKAVTDSHIPVFTVAMPKNKDKKGDQEMAKILGSFARISSGGVHYYTPDFAGSDLALIGEQIVNKLNNSLVFTEDIRELDTTEKAHELKITVKTAEGNAEDVINVAESDVKRIKEIQEELAPEPEPEPEPEPEPEIVEEQVVEPVAHMVVEPEEKLIFGMKPILFYIVLAAIIILIILIGVIIFLKTRDSATEYQTDNKGGDNNLGNTIGGVDDIGVTGGVSDLNGVTMPFEDSHATPTVGFDTKPAGKVYHITLTRMGKEVGDNGILKFDMSDKYTIGRSASKSKLAITNDSALSGLHCTMFVKNNRVYIKDEGTTNGTFVNGVPITGEFALVSGDTLILGSYEYRVTW
- a CDS encoding protein kinase domain-containing protein; translated protein: MDIQNLCPNCMRELKPGDKFCQYCGYQKGSEEARSPHVLKPFTILQGKYLVGNVLGEGGFGISYIGFDLNLEIRIAIKEFYPNGFVTREADIRSTVTNYTTADHSQYEKWKDSFVREARSLAKFSDLPGIVHVRDYFQENNTAYITMDFISGETLKEHLKKCGGKMSVDATMSMMLPVIQSLARVHEAHIIHRDISPDNIMVDDHGNIRLIDFGAARDFGGADEKSLSVLLKPGFAPEEQYRSKGNQGPWTDVYALCATIYRCITGEKPPESMERMRADTIRKPSSYGIRISASQEAALMAGLEVFAENRIQSMGELEAKMYGRTSYSASGNELGTIPDARSEVAFNNSANTQYGDDSVMRPLSGNNMQNYESSVKPANGIKGSNGVLIGVIAALGVAIVALIGFIVFSNMKNGSGSDSDDMNYASRDNAPDYSDMQAEPVKEQTVETSDDVVSEEAAEETDKATAEVMQEDNPVTEEVAQQNSEVTEEVATETEEVSDEFYDESDEAAEEISSIEDEYILYEADSRIYPKSLFESMTDEELRLARNEIYARHGRTFNSEDLQEYFNSKSWYRPEYTPEEFDSMQEYIFNDYEKANRNMIKEVESSRK
- a CDS encoding protein kinase domain-containing protein, giving the protein MDISNICPNCMREMGKDDTFCSNCGHNRESGEKESTHALKPFTILQGKYLVGNVIGEGGFGITYIGLDLNLEIRIAIKEFYPNGFVTRESAVTSAVTNYASKDNSQFEKWKDSFVREARSLAKFSNLPGIVHVRDFFQENNTAYIVMEYVEGETLKNYLKNRGGRIHVQETLSMMLPVIQSLARVHEAQIVHRDISPDNIMIQDDGAVKLIDFGAARDFSAGDERSMSVLLKPGFAPEEQYRSRGKQGPWTDVYALCATIYRCITGEKPPESMERMRQDDIKKPSSYGIQISSSQEAALMEGLEVFAEKRIKTMGELEAKLYSINTVNTVVNESTSYVPEAGAGTSPAYAASPLPSTDNSKNKKLLYVAIIGALAAAIVILGVILVVNMSGSRTPAETQDMSYMEAEGDSRGVSEQFEGGVPGGEADAVAEDVITEAVDVLTEEKEEAIAQEELDRQKEEEEKEKKAQEEEKKMELAIHRYEIVCQDMSWVEAYYECVSKGGYLVNINSIEEYNYIIDQIKRENRDELLYYIGARRDSNENDGQKALEYHWIKQDNKMGRDILNGDNGNPIYQNMWLSGEPGFGSTDSNGNVYIEQYIDLIRIKGKENNTFNYFLNDIPSDVLEIVPSYSGRIGYICEYDD
- a CDS encoding glycoside hydrolase family 3 protein, whose product is MEIEKFRFWQICICMLCITTLLLSGCAEVPDNNDLSKDALFEPVGSELDESVDDGDSRVEAEDVTVSGTSLPEVDSVVAEDSLDNDDVASFEKRDEDKSLEIIDESDNGLDISYTRNPEEVLASMSLKQKVAQLFFVTPEGLTGYQEVTVFGETSKEKYDEIPVGGLIYMAGNLKNPVQTKEMLNDTQDYVTKSTGIPIFLGLDEEGGRVLRVGSNPAFGVKKIDTMYEVAASGAESVKESASYIGNYLADLGFNTDFAPDADILTNKENTVIGDRAFSSDPKEVSVMAKTYAEGLHDAGIFSCYKHFPGHGDTKEDSHEGYAYSYKTMEELDECELIPFSAGINGYADFVMVAHISLPEVLGNNTPSTLSSEIVTDLLRKEMGYEGIIITDSLGMGAISDHYTAGESSVLALEAGCDMLLMGGDLNSSYKAVLTAVMDGRITEKRIDESVLRILRVKFSEKK